The DNA window GCATTCCAGACGCTGAAAGCGAGGCCGTCGCCCCGGCCCTGCGGAGAGAAATCCAACTCTTGCAGTGGAATCAGAACATGAGCGACTGTCCGGAATGACGACTGGATTTCGGACCAGCGGATGCTTGCATCTTCGATGGGCATTGACTTTAAGCTGGTCCAGAGTTGTACCTGAAATTCCAGTCTCAGATCCGAAGTGCGGAGCGTCTCTGCCAGCATCAGCTGGAATGCATCGGCCTGAGTTGCCAAGTCCTTGAGGCGCCGGAGCGACGTCCCCGGCGTCGGAGAGGCCAACTGGAGCCGGTATTTGGCGACATAATCGCCATACCGGATTGGTACCATGCTGTAATACGTCTGCGAGGCAGGATGCTTGAGGAACTGCGTCAGGAGCGTTGCTGTGGTCAGCATTTCTCTCCAGCGCCACTTTCGGGGGTTCCAACTCCCTCCCGTCAGCGCTGTGACGACCGCGCCGGGCCGCCGACCTGCATGCAAGCGCGCACGCTGAATCCTGAGGTAGTCCTGCACATCCTTGGCGATGAACGCGGGCCGGTTGATCATGACGAAATCCTGAGCGGATGGGTCCGTCGCTCCGATTCTCAGAAAATCGCCCTGAATGTCCTGAATTTTGATCGCGACCCC is part of the Planctomicrobium piriforme genome and encodes:
- a CDS encoding catalase family protein is translated as MQPLPYSAVVEVIPSDEREQIQQVIETLRALLAEGQRSSGLRQRDVHVKSHGCPHAQFQVIPNLPEELRQGLFQTVRVFPAVMRFSSSSPWPKPDAIPDARGVAIKIQDIQGDFLRIGATDPSAQDFVMINRPAFIAKDVQDYLRIQRARLHAGRRPGAVVTALTGGSWNPRKWRWREMLTTATLLTQFLKHPASQTYYSMVPIRYGDYVAKYRLQLASPTPGTSLRRLKDLATQADAFQLMLAETLRTSDLRLEFQVQLWTSLKSMPIEDASIRWSEIQSSFRTVAHVLIPLQELDFSPQGRGDGLAFSVWNALEAHRPLGGINRVRRAAYETSATWRGCQPPQDGGRG